A part of Pseudomonas lutea genomic DNA contains:
- a CDS encoding NAD(P)H-quinone oxidoreductase has protein sequence MKALQGVEGRVEWVEQPSPTLDVGQVRIKVAAAGLNRADLLQRSGHYPPPPGVTEILGMECSGVIAEVGSGTAWEVGDRVCALVAGGAMAEELVVDARHVLPVPEGISLHEAAGIPEVYATAWLNLFQLAGLKPGEKVLLHAGASGVGSAAIQLCKAFGNPVWVTVGSAERLAYCEALGAQGGVLRTENLDALNDFAPFQVILDPVGANYAALNLKVLGVDGRLVLIGLMGGRKSELDFAQVLGKRIHILGSTLRSRDDQFKADLLSDLGQHVMPLFTEGRLKPQLARSFPISEAEAAYAELATNQVSGKVVLVIDPSLV, from the coding sequence GTGAAAGCATTGCAAGGCGTTGAAGGTCGGGTGGAATGGGTTGAACAACCCTCGCCGACGCTGGATGTAGGACAAGTCCGCATCAAGGTGGCCGCAGCGGGACTCAATCGTGCCGATCTGTTGCAACGTTCGGGGCATTACCCGCCGCCGCCGGGTGTCACGGAAATCCTTGGAATGGAATGCTCGGGGGTGATCGCCGAAGTGGGTTCGGGCACTGCCTGGGAGGTCGGCGACCGTGTGTGCGCGCTGGTTGCAGGCGGTGCAATGGCTGAAGAGCTGGTTGTCGACGCACGGCATGTACTGCCGGTGCCCGAGGGCATTTCACTGCACGAAGCGGCGGGTATTCCTGAAGTCTATGCCACCGCCTGGCTGAACCTGTTTCAACTGGCCGGCCTCAAGCCCGGCGAAAAAGTGTTGCTGCACGCCGGTGCAAGTGGCGTTGGTTCAGCTGCCATTCAGCTTTGTAAAGCTTTCGGCAACCCGGTCTGGGTGACAGTCGGTTCGGCAGAGCGGCTGGCGTATTGCGAAGCGCTGGGCGCACAGGGCGGTGTGCTGCGCACCGAAAACCTTGACGCATTGAACGACTTCGCGCCGTTCCAGGTGATCCTTGATCCGGTCGGCGCGAACTATGCCGCCCTCAACCTGAAGGTGCTGGGTGTGGACGGTCGCCTCGTGCTGATTGGTTTGATGGGCGGGCGCAAGTCCGAACTGGATTTCGCCCAGGTGCTGGGCAAGCGCATTCACATCCTCGGCTCGACCCTGCGCAGCCGCGATGACCAGTTCAAGGCTGACCTGCTCAGCGATCTGGGGCAGCACGTCATGCCTCTGTTTACTGAAGGCCGGCTCAAGCCGCAACTGGCGCGCAGCTTCCCGATCAGCGAAGCGGAAGCGGCTTATGCGGAGCTGGCAACCAATCAGGTGTCGGGCAAGGTCGTGCTGGTGATCGACCCAAGTCTGGTTTAA